In one Sesamum indicum cultivar Zhongzhi No. 13 linkage group LG12, S_indicum_v1.0, whole genome shotgun sequence genomic region, the following are encoded:
- the LOC105175766 gene encoding uncharacterized protein LOC105175766 — protein MSGFQVNSSSGFGRLLPQTTSHSHQQYDDSALEGVAAHVKLLLKLIKDHKDACDNKEKKNDARRMLRVATMMTILDTIRSRIQKCQSFGGKRYAGDDEKDKLRRELGASLAARKSLEIMCSSLGKEKEIMAAELLKKVHELSEMEELINDLKDQNETLLEKVRECALKHRDENGDDCLGRGGGGGGGESQGSASLQERNKVLSEQLLRSLDGNRSMKMKLRDAEEENVMMQSAMDEMRAEVVTSLERVRSFKERMLVSSENNIPPVDVQEEIVALENMFECFQMLVAKYDQKQQGECAKITSEINARKPSVLA, from the exons ATGAGCGGGTTTCAGGTAAATTCCTCCTCCGGGTTTGGTCGCCTTCTGCCTCAGACCACTTCTCATTCTCACCAACAGTACGATGATTCCGCACTGGAAG GGGTGGCAGCACACGTGAAGTTGCTGTTGAAGCTGATTAAAGATCACAAAGATGCCTGTGATAataaggagaaaaagaatgaCGCTCGGAGAATGCTGAGGGTGGCCACAATGATGACCATCCTCGACACCATCAGATCTAGAATTCAAAAATGCCAATCATTTGGCGGCAAGAGATATGCCGGTGATGACGAGAAAGATAAGCTGAGAAGGGAGCTGGGTGCGAGCTTGGCCGCACGGAAAAGCCTTGAGATTATGTGCTCGAGTTTGGGGAAAGAGAAGGAGATCATGGCTGCAGAACTCTTAAAGAAGGTGCACGAATTGAGTGAGATGGAGGAGCTTATAAATGACCTCAAGGATCAAAACGAGACGTTGCTGGAGAAAGTACGGGAATGTGCTTTGAAGCACAGGGATGAGAATGGGGATGATTGTTTAGGAAGGGGAGGAGGCGGGGGAGGAGGAGAATCACAGGGGAGTGCATCTCTCCAGGAGAGGAACAAGGTTCTCTCAGAACAGCTCTTGAGGTCGCTTGATGGGAATCGGTCGATGAAGATGAAGCTGAGAGACGCAGAGGAAGAGAATGTGATGATGCAGAGTGCAATGGATGAGATGAGGGCAGAAGTTGTGACGAGTCTTGAAAGAGTTCGGAGCTTTAAGGAGCGTATGTTAGTGTCGTCAGAGAACAATATTCCCCCAGTTGATGTTCAGGAAGAGATTGTGGCTTTGGAGAATATGTTTGAGTGCTTCCAAATGCTGGTTGCAAAGTATGATCAAAAGCAGCAAGGAGAGTGCGCTAAGATAACAAGCGAGATCAATGCTCGTAAGCCTTCTGTTCTAGCATGA
- the LOC105175768 gene encoding putative F-box/LRR-repeat protein 23 — MESSSSNSSEVTPPWLELPREMTTTILHKLGAIEILTTAEKVCTTWRSLCQEPAMWQSIDMRNEGNLWEMPYDLEKMCRHAVDRSQGQLIDINIEYFGSDELLLYISQRCPQLRRLRLVLCYGVTGEGVAEAVKNLPLLEELHLYYTYIDNEAIEAVGHCCPFLKSFKLNNHGYKLPHIVCDLEALAVAENMPELRHLQLFGNKMSNEGLQAILDGCPHLESLDLRQCFNVNLGGNLGKLCCERIKDLRRPHDSTDDYGFDAEIQDYETSGDDYITGYSDIDMVSDYGDYLEFSGGSMSSVSSYEYEDELLVDWE, encoded by the exons ATGGAGTCGTCTTCATCAAATTCCTCGGAGGTAACGCCGCCCTGGCTGGAATTGCCTCGGGAAATGACCACGACGATTCTCCACAAGTTGGGGGCTATAGAGATACTGACAACGGCTGAAAAAGTGTGTACTACATGGCGGAGTCTGTGTCAGGAGCCCGCCATGTGGCAGTCAATCGATATGCGAAATGAGGGCAACCTATGGGAAATGCCGTACGACTTGGAGAAAATGTGCCGCCACGCTGTGGATCGCAGCCAAGGCCAGTTGATTGATATCAACATTGAGTATTTTGGTTCCGATGAATTACTGCTCTACATCTCCCAGAG GTGCCCTCAGCTGAGACGTCTTCGACTTGTACTTTGCTATGGCGTAACAGGTGAGGGTGTGGCTGAAGCAGTTAAAAATTTGCCTTTACTGGAGGAGCTGCACTTATATTACACCTATATTGACAATGAAGCTATTGAAGCTGTTGGTCACTGTTGCCCATTCTTAAAGTCATTTAAATTGAACAACCATGGGTATAAACTCCCACACATTGTCTGTGATCTGGAGGCGCTAGCAGTTGCAGAAAACATGCCTGAGTTACGCCACCTTCAACTATTTGGAAATAAAATGTCAAATGAAGGCCTGCAAGCCATCCTTGACGGTTGTCCTCATCTTGAATCACTTGATCTGAGACAGTGTTTTAATGTCAACCTTGGGGGAAATCTAGGAAAACTATGTTGTGAGCGGATTAAAGATCTGAGGCGTCCCCATGACTCCACTGATGATTATGGATTTGATGCTGAGATTCAAGATTACGAAACATCTGGTGACGATTATATTACTGGATATTCTGACATTGACATGGTGTCTGATTATGGTGATTATCTGGAATTCTCTGGTGGCAGTATGTCGTCTGTTTCTTCATATGAGTATGAAGATGAGCTTCTTGTTGACTGGGAATAG
- the LOC105175767 gene encoding protein BREAST CANCER SUSCEPTIBILITY 1 homolog, giving the protein MPTFIPTYPTHTHTQKRERERESTAVEEFRRRKMADASHLERMGRELKCPICLSLLNSAVSLTCNHVFCNSCIEKSMKAASNCPVCKVPYRRREIRPAPHMDNLVSVYKSMEVASGVNIFVTQNGACTKLSGEDNQTGINLLEVQNNSRNQVESLDSANQKRQKRGSRGSLVNTQRSSGSNVVKPSFPTKKRVQVPLYPTSETQMEPVNLGSDVDRIEHKNSGVLQRDMHSATEKGEMIFSPFFWLREEEDLEKLSQQTDDNQVMYTPPDAPCFSDIKDSDDEVPCKISPKRGTCVSSNNADFIDSEMFDWTQRPCSPELFSSPLAMQMEDTAQQNGAQEKADAALTETNEAPKISPNIREGLGKKRRMDKTSDSKGGLRASNKQVSHATETRKSKRPRKTICGETAVQIVPDKVTYQHRQEGSKDNQLILNGKLTKSNKVHSEASALGTNVQTLSNGTEPLTNSNKTAPGCVSASENFEKSSDGSSKIKKSGESSKRAKKTLASKQKIGSKVKPLEFETSKGQVNAAQCNEVLVPKSLTNLLPLSNDKEHSNKGIRRTYKKNINKMPNSLKKVKFCVEGPTKDNCDGIPLSANEEDEMRGQTFQAVQGATHQLGIKVQEKMEKATSSLDGGVLLKCNTSPNTICCAFCQSSKESEVSGIMIHYLNGKPAADNHSSRTNVIHVHKNCTEWAPNVYFEDDNVINLEAELSRSRRIRCSCCGIKGAALGCYEKSCRKSFHVPCARLTPECRWDCENFVMLCPLHASCQLPNEMPQSESGQKRKSAPERKSCLQQVKTTGECESGAVSQWRSQKKFKNLVLCCSALTNAEKGTVTEFEKLSGVTILKNWDSSVTHVIASTNENGACRRTLKFLMGVLEGKWILSVHWIKACLEAGELVDEQHYEISIDIHGIRDGPRLGRLRFLNKQTKLFDGYTFFFMGDFETSYKRYLHDLVVAAGGKVLNRKPVAGNQAIGSTQSHATTFIIYSLEVPDQCRSSNGSSMLNHRRARAEALASSAGAAVATNSWIMNSIAGYTLQTIGE; this is encoded by the exons ATGCCTACATTCATTCCCACTTATCCCACACATACTCACACgcagaagagagagagagagagagagagcacaGCAGTAGAAGAGTTCCGGAGAAGAAAGATGGCTGACGCATCACACCTCGAAAGAATGGGAAGGGAGCTCAAATGTCCTATATG TTTGAGTCTCTTGAATTCTGCCGTTTCACTCACATGCAATCATGTGTTTTGCAA TTCATGCATCGAGAAATCTATGAAAGCAGCATCAAATTGTCCGGTCTGCAAAGTTCCGTACAGGCGTAGAG AAATTCGGCCTGCTCCTCATATGGATAACTTGGTCAGCGTTTACAAAAGCATGGAAGTGGCATCGGGAGtgaatatttttgtcactCAAAATGGAGCTTGTACCAAACTATCTG GTGAAGATAATCAGACTGGTATCAATCTGCTTGAGGTCCAAAATAATAGCCGAAACCAAGTGGAGAGTTTAGATTCTGCAAATCAGAAACGTCAAAAAAGAGGATCAAGAGGTTCATTAGTGAATACTCAGAGATCTTCTGGGTCAAACGTAGTGAAGCCTTCATTTCCTACCAAGAAAAGGGTTCAGGTACCCCTCTATCCAACTTCAGAGACCCAGATGGAGCCTGTAAATCTGGGAAGTGATGTTGACAGGATTGAACATAAAAATAGTGGTGTTTTACAAAGAGACATGCATTCTGCAACTGAAAAGGGggaaatgattttttctccatttttctgGCTGAGAGAGGAAGAGGATTTAGAGAAATTAAGTCAGCAGACTGATGACAATCAGGTCATGTATACACCGCCAGATGCCCCTTGCTTCAGTGACATCAAGGACTCTGATGATGAAGTTCCTTGTAAAATAAGTCCAAAA AGAGGAACCTGTGTCTCATCAAACAATGCAGACTTCATTGATAGTGAGATGTTTGATTGGACACAAAGGCCTTGCTCCCCTGAACTTTTTTCAAGCCCCCTGGCAATGCAG ATGGAAGATACTGCTCAACAGAATGGAGCTCAAGAGAAGGCTGATGCTGCCTTGACAGAAACAAATGAAGCTCCAAAGATTAGTCCCAACATCAGAGAAGGTCTGGGCAAGAAAAGGAGGATGGACAAAACCTCAGACAGTAAAGGTGGGTTAAGAGCGTCTAATAAGCAAGTCAGTCATGCAACAGAGACCAGAAAAAGCAAGAGACCCAGAAAAACTATTTGTGGAGAAACTGCAGTTCAAATTGTTCCAGACAAGGTAACTTACCAACATAGGCAAGAAGGCAGTAAAGACAACCAATTGATTTTGAATGGAAAACTCACAAAAAGCAATAAGGTCCATTCTGAAGCTAGTGCTCTCGGGACAAATGTTCAAACTCTATCCAATGGGACAGAGCCTCTGACTAATAGCAACAAGACTGCACCTGGTTGTGTTTCAGCttcagaaaattttgaaaaaagcaGTGATGGAAGTAGCAAGATAAAGAAAAGTGGTGAAAGCAGCAAAAGAGCCAAGAAAACACTTGCTTCAAAGCAGAAAATTGGTAGTAAAGTAAAACCTCTAGAGTTTGAAACTAGCAAAGGCCAAGTGAATGCAGCTCAATGCAATGAGGTTTTGGTTCCTAAGTCACTTACTAATCTGTTGCCATTAAGCAATGACAAAGAACATTCAAATAAAGGCATTAGAAGaacctataaaaaaaatattaacaaaatgcCGAATTCTCTGAAGAAGGTAAAATTCTGTGTAGAAGGCCCGACCAAGGACAACTGTGATGGTATCCCTTTAAGTGCTAATGAAGAGGATGAAATGAGAGGTCAGACATTTCAAGCAGTTCAAGGTGCTACACATCAATTAGGGATCAAAGTCcaagaaaaaatggagaaagCAACGTCCTCTTTGGATGGTGGAGTTCTGCTTAAATGCAATACATCTCCTAATACAATCTGTTGTGCTTTCTGCCAATCTTCCAAAGAATCTGAG GTTTCAGGGATCATGATTCACTATCTCAATGGGAAGCCGGCGGCAGACAATCACAGTTCAAGAACAAATGTCATACACGTGCACAAGAATTGCACAGAATG GGCCCCTAATGTGTATTTTGAAGATGATAATGTTATCAACCTCGAAGCTGAATTGTCTAGAAGTCGAAGGATTAGATGTTCTTGCTGTGGCATCAAGGGGGCTGCTCTCGGATGTTACGAAAAAAGTTGCCGCAAGAGCTTTCATGTTCCTTGTGCTAGGTTGACTCCGGAATGTCGATGGGATTGT GAAAACTTCGTCATGCTATGTCCACTTCATGCTTCCTGTCAACTGCCGAATGAGATGCCTCAATCTGAATCTGgccagaaaagaaaatctgcTCCTGAAAG AAAATCTTGTCTCCAACAAGTTAAAACCACTGGTGAATGTGAAAGTGGTGCAGTATCACAGTGGAGATCTCAGAAAAAGTTCAAGAACTTGGTTCTCTGTTGTTCAGCTCTCACGAACGCAGAGAAG GGGACTGTCACTGAATTTGAAAAGTTGTCTGGAGTAACGATACTGAAGAACTGGGACTCAAGTGTCACCCATGTAATTGCCTCCACAAATGAGAATGGGGCATGCAGAAGGacactcaaatttttaatggGTGTGTTGGAAGGAAAATGGATTTTGAGTGTTCATT GGATCAAGGCTTGCTTGGAAGCTGGAGAATTAGTTGATGAGCAACATTACGAGATTTCAATTGACATTCATGGAATCAGGGATGGACCAAGGCTTGGCAGATTAAGATTTCTAAACAAG CAAACAAAGCTTTTTGATGGATATACATTCTTTTTCATGGGTGATTTTGAAACTTCATACAAACGATATCTTCATGATCTTGTGGTTGCTGCTGGAGGAAAAGTTCTGAACAGGAAGCCTGTTGCAGGAAACCAGGCAATTGGGTCGACTCAATCCCATGCAACAACCTTCATCATTTACAGCCTTGAGGTTCCTGATCAATGTAGGTCATCCAATGGAAGTTCAATGTTGAACCATAGACGTGCACGTGCTGAGGCTTTAGCCAGCTCTGCCGGAGCTGCAGTAGCAACCAATTCATGGATTATGAACTCCATTGCAGGTTATACGTTGCAAACAATTGGAGAATGA